The following proteins are co-located in the Apium graveolens cultivar Ventura chromosome 5, ASM990537v1, whole genome shotgun sequence genome:
- the LOC141660797 gene encoding uncharacterized protein LOC141660797, with translation MTNLTNLSFVALDISGENYLSWVQDVKLHLGSKKLGNTIKAENTSTIEENFTSIIFLRHHMHEDLKSEYLEVEDPFILWENLKDRFDHQKLVYLPAAENDWANLRVQDFKSVRAYSSALFKISSRLIMCGEIVTEKRKIDKTLSTFHPNNINLAEMYRERKFTKFGDLLSTLLVAEQNHELVIKNHQSRPTGSAPLP, from the coding sequence ATGACAAATCTTACAAACTTGTCGTTCGTTGCATTGGACATTTCTGGGGAGAATTATCTATCGTGGGTACAAGATGTAAAGTTGCATTTGGGTTCAAAGAAATTAGGCAACACAATAAAGGCAGAAAACACATCCACAATTGAAGAAAATTTTACCTCTATTATTTTCCTTCGACACCACATGCATGAAGATCTAAAATCTGAGTACCTAGAAGTCGAGGATCCctttattttatgggaaaatctaAAGGATAGGTTCGATCATCAGAAACTAGTTTATCTACCTGCAGCTGAAAATGATTGGGCTAATCTAAGGGTTCAAGATTTTAAGAGTGTTCGGGCATATAGCTCAGCACTATTCAAAATAAGTTCTAGGCTCATTATGTGTGGTGAGATTGTTACTGAGAAAAGAAAGATCGACAAAACATTATCCACTTTTCATCCCAATAATATCAACTTAGCCGAGATGTACAGGGAGCGCAAGTTTACCAAGTTTGGGGATCTCCTTTCAACCCTCCTTGTTGCCGAGCAGAATCATGAATTGGTGATTAAGAATCATCAATCCCGTCCAACGGGATCTGCCCCTTTACCATAA